Proteins encoded in a region of the Isosphaeraceae bacterium EP7 genome:
- a CDS encoding S46 family peptidase: MPSRPIRPSLSIATAACLLIAGVSTLQADEGMWTFDNLPLKHLKDTYGFSPPPGWVEHLRGAALRFNNGGSGSFVSADGLVMTNHHVGADTLQKISTAEKDYYKIGFLAKTQADEVKAPDLELNVLVGIEDVTDKVNALVSKDLDDAAANVARRKAKAEIEKASLDATGLRSDVVTLYQGGKYALYTYKKYTDVRLVFAPEFAAAFFGGDPDNFEFPRWCLDVCFFRAYEDGKPARPKNFLTWSAEGSKEGDLTFVAGHPGRTSRLFTLDNLKYLRDTGLPFVLDMLGDRESFLQEYSKRGPEQARQAKEDLFGYQNSLKARLGGQKGLNDTALMDRKAAAETELRSKIDADPAKKKAYADAWPRIADSQKAAARILKPYNFLERGLAFDSTLFSIARTLARLTEEKTKPNADRLREYGEAGLASLEQGLYSDAPIYPEFETAKLGHSLEHWAKAVGADDPVVRKVLKGRTPAEVARSLVEGTKLADVETRKEYAKLGVTAVARSEDPMIQLALAVDPEARAVRKQREDEVEGVESAQYALIARAIFDDKGDSTYPDATFTLRLAFGTVKGYEVDGKTVPPFTTFAGAFPHAAKHDNVDPYELPASWHKAKDSGALKLDTPLNFVSTADIIGGNSGSPVVNRDNEVVGLIFDGNIQSLVLDYAYDDKVARAVSVDSRAIAEALRSIYSAEALLKELTGK; encoded by the coding sequence ATGCCTTCCCGACCCATCAGACCGAGCCTGTCGATTGCGACGGCCGCCTGTCTCCTGATCGCCGGAGTCTCGACCTTGCAAGCCGATGAGGGGATGTGGACGTTCGATAACCTGCCCTTGAAGCACCTGAAAGACACCTACGGCTTCTCGCCCCCGCCCGGTTGGGTCGAGCACCTCAGGGGTGCGGCCCTCCGGTTCAACAACGGCGGGTCGGGCTCGTTCGTCTCGGCCGACGGCCTGGTGATGACCAATCATCACGTGGGCGCCGACACGCTCCAGAAGATCAGCACCGCCGAGAAGGACTATTACAAGATCGGCTTCCTGGCCAAGACCCAGGCCGACGAGGTGAAGGCCCCCGACCTGGAGCTGAACGTCCTGGTCGGCATCGAGGACGTGACCGACAAGGTCAACGCGTTGGTCTCCAAGGACCTCGACGACGCCGCGGCCAACGTCGCCCGCCGCAAGGCCAAGGCCGAGATCGAGAAGGCCTCGCTCGACGCCACGGGCCTGCGCAGCGACGTCGTGACCCTGTACCAGGGGGGGAAGTACGCCCTCTACACCTACAAGAAGTACACCGACGTCCGGCTCGTCTTCGCCCCCGAGTTCGCCGCGGCCTTCTTCGGCGGCGACCCCGACAACTTCGAGTTCCCCCGCTGGTGCCTCGACGTCTGCTTCTTCCGGGCCTATGAGGACGGCAAGCCCGCCAGGCCCAAGAACTTCCTGACCTGGAGCGCCGAGGGCTCGAAGGAAGGGGACCTGACGTTCGTCGCCGGCCACCCCGGACGCACCAGCCGCCTGTTCACCCTGGACAACCTGAAGTACCTGCGTGATACCGGCCTGCCGTTCGTCCTGGACATGCTCGGCGACCGCGAATCGTTCCTCCAGGAGTACTCGAAGCGCGGCCCCGAGCAGGCCAGGCAGGCCAAGGAAGACCTCTTCGGCTACCAGAACAGCCTGAAAGCCCGCCTCGGCGGCCAGAAGGGGCTCAATGACACGGCCCTGATGGACCGCAAGGCCGCCGCCGAGACCGAGCTGCGATCGAAGATCGACGCCGACCCCGCCAAGAAGAAGGCCTATGCCGACGCCTGGCCCCGGATCGCCGACTCGCAGAAGGCCGCCGCGAGGATCCTGAAGCCGTACAACTTCCTGGAACGCGGCCTGGCCTTCGACTCGACCCTCTTCAGCATCGCGCGGACCCTCGCCAGGCTCACCGAGGAGAAGACCAAGCCCAACGCCGACCGGCTCCGCGAGTACGGCGAGGCCGGCCTCGCCTCGCTCGAGCAGGGGCTCTATTCCGACGCCCCCATCTACCCCGAGTTCGAGACGGCCAAGCTCGGCCACTCGCTGGAGCACTGGGCGAAGGCCGTCGGCGCCGACGACCCGGTCGTCCGCAAGGTGCTCAAGGGACGCACCCCCGCCGAGGTGGCCAGGTCGCTCGTCGAGGGGACCAAGCTGGCCGACGTCGAGACCCGCAAGGAGTACGCCAAGCTGGGCGTGACCGCCGTCGCCCGCAGCGAAGACCCGATGATCCAGCTCGCCCTGGCCGTCGACCCCGAGGCCCGCGCCGTGCGCAAGCAGCGTGAGGACGAGGTCGAGGGGGTCGAGAGTGCCCAGTATGCCCTGATCGCCAGGGCGATCTTCGACGACAAGGGCGACTCAACCTACCCCGACGCCACGTTCACCCTCCGCCTGGCCTTCGGCACGGTCAAAGGGTACGAGGTCGACGGCAAGACGGTCCCCCCGTTCACCACCTTCGCCGGCGCCTTCCCCCACGCGGCGAAGCACGACAACGTGGACCCTTATGAGCTGCCCGCCTCGTGGCACAAGGCCAAGGATAGCGGGGCTTTGAAGCTCGACACGCCGCTGAACTTCGTCTCGACGGCCGACATCATCGGCGGCAACTCGGGCAGCCCGGTGGTGAACCGGGACAACGAGGTGGTCGGCCTGATCTTCGACGGCAACATCCAGAGCCTGGTGCTCGACTATGCCTACGATGACAAGGTCGCCCGGGCCGTCTCGGTCGACTCGAGGGCCATCGCCGAGGCCCTCCGCTCGATCTACTCCGCCGAGGCCCTCTTGAAGGAGCTGACCGGCAAGTAA
- a CDS encoding DUF1559 domain-containing protein, whose protein sequence is MTKQRGGFTLIELLVVISIIAVLVALLLPAVQSAREAARRMQCINNLKQLGLAALSYEAATGSLPMANSTGGGPGLTSDNLGASVFVRLLPYYEQAPAYNAYNQSLAFFAVGNETVAGIGVSALWCPSDSVVSKSMALDPVYQGQAAAPGLRQQYTSYAGNMGTWVVYNAPWSPIFAAEVNLANGTILPKRPVRIAEIGDGLSNTFLFGERAMAIFDAQTLASQWGPRWWNSTFWPHQGMSTLYMPNAHRKLAEFINMGCWRIPIEPASSMHPGGVNYGFCDGSVRFIKESIESWPIAGPEGNCDPIGMIYDSYGNNTGTEESGGIYQKLSTRMGGEIIGADSY, encoded by the coding sequence ATGACCAAACAACGAGGTGGCTTCACGCTGATCGAGCTGCTCGTCGTCATCTCCATCATCGCGGTCCTGGTCGCCCTGCTGCTGCCCGCCGTGCAGAGCGCCCGCGAGGCCGCCAGGCGAATGCAATGCATCAATAATCTGAAGCAGCTCGGACTGGCCGCGTTGAGCTACGAGGCGGCGACCGGCTCACTCCCGATGGCTAACTCGACCGGCGGCGGCCCGGGCCTGACGAGCGACAATCTCGGCGCCAGCGTCTTCGTGCGGCTGCTCCCCTACTACGAGCAGGCCCCGGCTTACAACGCTTACAACCAGAGCCTCGCCTTCTTCGCCGTGGGCAATGAGACGGTCGCCGGCATCGGCGTTTCGGCCCTCTGGTGCCCCAGCGACTCCGTCGTCAGCAAGTCCATGGCCCTGGACCCGGTCTATCAGGGGCAGGCGGCCGCCCCGGGCCTGAGGCAGCAGTACACCAGCTATGCCGGCAATATGGGCACCTGGGTCGTCTACAACGCCCCGTGGTCTCCCATATTCGCGGCCGAAGTCAACCTCGCCAACGGGACGATCTTGCCGAAGAGACCGGTCCGGATCGCCGAGATCGGCGACGGCCTGAGCAACACGTTCCTCTTCGGAGAGCGGGCGATGGCCATCTTCGATGCGCAGACGCTGGCCTCCCAGTGGGGCCCTCGCTGGTGGAACTCCACCTTCTGGCCGCACCAGGGGATGTCGACCCTGTACATGCCCAACGCCCACCGCAAGCTGGCGGAGTTCATCAACATGGGCTGCTGGCGCATCCCCATCGAGCCGGCGTCGAGTATGCACCCCGGCGGCGTGAATTATGGTTTCTGCGACGGCTCGGTCCGCTTCATCAAGGAATCGATCGAGAGTTGGCCGATCGCCGGCCCTGAGGGTAATTGTGACCCGATCGGCATGATTTACGACTCGTACGGCAATAATACGGGGACGGAAGAATCGGGGGGAATCTACCAGAAGTTGTCGACTCGCATGGGCGGCGAGATCATCGGCGCCGACAGCTACTGA
- a CDS encoding tetratricopeptide repeat protein, which yields MRPVEHPPNLIRPTLVMAGAFLACFAGWAARGQEPPKSRTGSATAPSEGQAPRRAVPEGLNFANGLFRDRRYDMAADEYERFLADAKGPDAVEARYGLANARLFQGKYAEARAQFEAFLKEAPEHPNAATARYRVGETSYMVGDLPASRAALEAYTAGSPGHRHLDMAWTYLGDVDYRMGDYPEAQKAYKRALADFPENRLADRARFGLARSLAALKQTDEALDVLAGLAKMGGADWSDKARFESGKLLATAGRHPEAVEALAALEAASPKSPLLAEARLRRAEALSKLKKPGEAEALLAPIAADPAQPLSGQAAYALGMVQAEQGQAAEALATFDAALKTPAGATLKTALLYGSAEAALRLEKLPEARDRMLKAYEADPADPWADDALARAATLALDARDHAEATRLAELFAKSFPQSPLRNDVTLVEARARLADHDPKRAIALLERIRDEAKPEGADGDAARYYLGLAYRADGQVALADELFAALAKAPATPTAVDAQYLLGQGHMEAGRFDKAVEPLKVYLAGRPDGDVADFALAHLAHAHLELGDGTEARADLDALAARFPASTALPTTRLRLAEWALARKQLDPAIEQFRLVSKAGDPKLVARAASGLGHALMQSGKPAEAADAFAEALATKPEAPLAGEIALARARALEAAGKVDDAVAAYDAAREGVPASATGPAVLAKARLLADSKRPAEAAEAYAAWLTDHPQGADGATVDDVLADLGWALGDAGKVGESDAAFARLLEHAPAGPRSADARVNLAETAFKAKDYGRVKELLDPVVAEDAKVPEGLLQTALYRMGRTLAATKDWPGASKALDRLIEAKGETPYLREARFWRAEVAFQAGDNAAAEARFKELAAEPPSPADPPGLIEGAGCRRVQALVLLGRWKDALEAADAWKLAHTSDPRTPEVDYARGRSLLGLARFDDSRAAFQAVIKAREKSELAARAQLMQGETYFHQKDYHNALREFLKVHYLYNAPDWQASGLLEAGKVYEELARWAEAAETYERLRSEFPTSSVAEEAGTRLEAARVRSAGRPGPADSRSR from the coding sequence GTGCGCCCCGTAGAGCATCCTCCCAATCTCATCAGGCCAACTCTGGTCATGGCCGGGGCCTTCCTCGCCTGCTTCGCGGGATGGGCCGCCCGCGGCCAGGAGCCGCCCAAGTCTAGGACAGGTTCGGCGACCGCACCATCCGAGGGCCAGGCCCCGAGGCGGGCGGTGCCCGAGGGCCTGAACTTCGCCAACGGCCTGTTCCGCGACCGCCGCTACGACATGGCGGCCGACGAGTATGAGCGGTTCCTGGCCGATGCCAAGGGCCCAGACGCGGTCGAGGCCCGCTACGGCCTGGCCAATGCCCGGCTCTTCCAGGGCAAATACGCCGAGGCCCGCGCCCAGTTCGAGGCCTTCCTGAAGGAGGCGCCCGAGCACCCCAACGCCGCGACGGCCCGCTATCGGGTGGGCGAGACCTCCTACATGGTGGGTGACCTGCCCGCCTCGAGGGCGGCGCTCGAGGCCTACACGGCCGGCTCGCCGGGGCACCGCCACCTCGACATGGCCTGGACTTATCTCGGCGATGTCGACTACCGGATGGGCGACTACCCCGAGGCCCAGAAGGCGTACAAGCGGGCCCTGGCCGACTTCCCCGAGAACCGGCTCGCCGACCGTGCACGCTTCGGGCTGGCCCGGTCGCTGGCCGCCCTGAAGCAGACCGACGAGGCGCTCGACGTCCTGGCCGGGCTGGCCAAGATGGGGGGGGCCGACTGGTCGGACAAGGCCCGGTTCGAGTCCGGCAAGCTGCTCGCGACCGCCGGCCGCCATCCCGAGGCCGTCGAGGCCCTGGCCGCGCTCGAGGCCGCCAGCCCCAAGAGCCCGCTGCTGGCCGAGGCCAGGCTCAGGCGAGCCGAGGCGCTCTCCAAGTTGAAGAAGCCGGGCGAGGCCGAGGCGTTGCTCGCCCCCATCGCCGCCGACCCCGCCCAGCCGCTCTCCGGGCAGGCCGCCTACGCCCTGGGGATGGTCCAGGCCGAGCAGGGGCAGGCCGCGGAGGCGCTGGCCACCTTCGACGCCGCACTGAAGACCCCCGCCGGCGCAACGCTGAAGACGGCCTTGCTCTATGGCTCGGCCGAGGCCGCCTTGAGGCTGGAGAAGCTGCCCGAGGCCCGCGACCGGATGCTGAAGGCTTATGAGGCCGACCCCGCCGACCCCTGGGCCGACGACGCCCTGGCGAGGGCCGCCACGCTGGCCCTGGACGCCCGCGACCACGCCGAGGCCACCCGCCTGGCCGAGCTGTTCGCCAAGTCGTTCCCGCAGAGCCCCTTGCGCAATGACGTGACGCTGGTTGAGGCCCGCGCCAGGCTGGCCGACCACGACCCCAAGCGGGCCATCGCCCTGCTGGAGCGGATCCGCGACGAGGCCAAGCCCGAGGGGGCCGACGGCGACGCTGCGCGTTACTACCTGGGCCTGGCCTATCGGGCCGACGGCCAGGTTGCTCTCGCCGACGAGCTGTTCGCCGCACTGGCCAAGGCCCCCGCGACCCCGACCGCGGTCGACGCCCAGTACCTTCTGGGACAAGGACATATGGAAGCCGGCCGGTTCGACAAGGCGGTCGAGCCCTTGAAGGTCTACCTGGCTGGCCGGCCAGACGGAGACGTGGCCGACTTCGCCCTGGCCCACCTGGCCCATGCCCACCTGGAGCTGGGCGACGGCACCGAGGCCAGGGCCGACCTGGATGCCCTCGCGGCCCGGTTCCCGGCGAGCACGGCGCTTCCCACGACCAGGCTCAGGCTGGCCGAGTGGGCCCTGGCCCGCAAGCAGCTCGACCCCGCGATCGAGCAGTTCCGCCTGGTGTCCAAGGCCGGCGACCCCAAGCTCGTGGCCCGCGCGGCCTCGGGCCTGGGCCACGCCCTGATGCAGTCGGGCAAGCCCGCCGAGGCGGCCGACGCCTTCGCCGAAGCCCTGGCCACCAAGCCCGAAGCCCCGCTGGCTGGCGAGATCGCCCTGGCCCGCGCACGGGCCCTGGAAGCCGCCGGAAAAGTCGATGACGCTGTCGCGGCCTATGACGCCGCCCGCGAAGGGGTTCCGGCAAGCGCGACCGGCCCGGCCGTCCTGGCCAAGGCTCGCCTGCTGGCCGACTCGAAGCGTCCCGCCGAGGCCGCCGAAGCCTATGCCGCATGGCTGACCGACCACCCCCAGGGGGCCGACGGAGCCACGGTGGACGACGTGCTGGCCGACCTGGGCTGGGCGCTGGGAGACGCGGGTAAGGTGGGCGAGTCCGATGCGGCCTTCGCACGGCTCCTGGAGCACGCACCCGCCGGCCCGAGGTCGGCCGATGCCCGGGTGAATCTGGCCGAAACCGCCTTCAAGGCCAAGGATTACGGCCGGGTCAAGGAGCTGCTTGACCCGGTGGTGGCCGAGGACGCCAAGGTGCCCGAAGGGCTGCTCCAGACGGCCCTCTACCGGATGGGCAGGACCCTGGCCGCGACGAAGGACTGGCCGGGGGCATCGAAGGCGCTGGATCGGCTGATCGAGGCCAAGGGCGAGACCCCCTACCTCCGCGAAGCCCGGTTCTGGCGGGCCGAGGTCGCCTTCCAGGCGGGCGACAACGCCGCGGCCGAGGCCCGATTCAAGGAGCTTGCCGCCGAGCCGCCGTCGCCGGCCGACCCCCCCGGCCTGATCGAAGGGGCAGGATGCCGTCGGGTCCAGGCCCTGGTGCTGCTCGGCCGCTGGAAGGACGCCCTCGAGGCCGCCGATGCCTGGAAGCTGGCCCACACGTCGGATCCGAGGACGCCCGAGGTCGATTACGCCCGGGGGCGTTCGCTGCTCGGCCTGGCCCGATTCGACGACTCGAGGGCCGCGTTCCAGGCGGTCATCAAGGCCCGCGAGAAGAGCGAACTGGCCGCGCGGGCGCAGTTGATGCAGGGCGAGACCTACTTCCATCAGAAGGACTATCACAATGCCTTGCGCGAGTTCCTGAAGGTTCATTACCTTTACAATGCTCCGGATTGGCAGGCCTCGGGGCTCCTGGAGGCGGGAAAAGTCTACGAAGAACTCGCCCGCTGGGCGGAAGCCGCCGAAACCTATGAGAGGCTTCGTTCGGAATTCCCCACGTCTTCCGTCGCCGAAGAGGCCGGGACCCGCCTGGAGGCGGCCCGCGTGCGATCCGCCGGCCGCCCTGGTCCGGCCGATTCGCGGAGCCGCTGA
- a CDS encoding MotA/TolQ/ExbB proton channel family protein → MYRTRMKGGMLAFAVILVVAGSGSPALADAPAENPTVELLNRKAGQIVSRGLDWYRRTPAADRVTWAGLGASAFLGLMVLAERSVRLRKRRIAPADFMTRFLDRLRDGKLDRGKALDLCELNTSPAARIALSAVRRWGRPVADLERAVAISAKVESDRLRRNVGTLRRVAALSPLIGLLGTLLTAGRVLAEQGLVATSLGQSLIALTVGVGLSIVALVAYDGLVGKVEALANTLDRFGAEVADAIAMTVPAAEVRAGQGRRGPARTPHQVRIEMPESMRASKRDREIELD, encoded by the coding sequence ATGTATCGGACGAGAATGAAGGGCGGCATGCTGGCCTTCGCCGTCATCCTGGTTGTCGCTGGTTCGGGCTCTCCGGCCCTGGCCGACGCCCCGGCCGAGAACCCGACGGTCGAGCTGCTGAACCGCAAGGCCGGTCAAATCGTCAGCCGTGGCCTGGACTGGTATCGCAGGACCCCCGCGGCCGACCGGGTCACCTGGGCCGGGCTGGGTGCCTCGGCGTTCCTGGGCCTGATGGTCCTGGCCGAGCGATCCGTGAGGCTCCGGAAGCGGCGGATCGCGCCGGCCGATTTCATGACCCGGTTCCTGGATCGGCTGCGGGACGGTAAGCTCGACCGAGGCAAGGCGCTGGACCTCTGCGAGCTGAACACCAGCCCGGCCGCGCGGATCGCCCTCTCGGCCGTGCGCCGCTGGGGCAGGCCGGTGGCCGATCTGGAGCGTGCGGTGGCGATCTCGGCGAAGGTCGAGTCCGACCGCCTGCGGCGCAACGTCGGCACGCTTCGGCGGGTCGCGGCGCTCTCGCCGCTGATCGGGCTGCTGGGGACGCTCCTGACGGCCGGGCGGGTCCTGGCCGAGCAAGGCCTGGTGGCCACCTCGCTGGGGCAGTCGCTGATCGCCCTGACCGTGGGTGTTGGGCTGTCCATCGTGGCCTTGGTGGCGTATGACGGCCTGGTCGGCAAAGTCGAGGCCCTGGCCAACACCCTGGATCGGTTCGGGGCGGAAGTCGCCGATGCGATCGCCATGACGGTCCCCGCGGCCGAGGTCAGGGCAGGGCAGGGACGACGCGGGCCGGCCCGCACGCCCCACCAGGTCCGGATCGAGATGCCGGAGTCGATGCGTGCGTCCAAGCGAGACCGGGAGATCGAGCTGGATTGA
- a CDS encoding ankyrin repeat domain-containing protein: protein MANQKPSNSFFPPDGPIELHTAAGSGNLEEVIKLLGEGCDINAFDFVGRTPLHHAAAAAHLEVVAYLIAHGADANAQHVASIGNTPLGEIAGGCSLAMVKMLVAAGADPTRRGWMQLNALDKAKSRKRNEGPSIYRFLRSVVKR, encoded by the coding sequence ATGGCGAATCAGAAACCGTCGAACTCGTTCTTCCCTCCCGACGGCCCGATTGAATTGCACACAGCGGCCGGGAGCGGGAATCTCGAAGAGGTGATCAAACTGCTGGGCGAGGGATGCGACATCAACGCGTTCGACTTCGTCGGGCGCACCCCGCTGCATCATGCGGCGGCGGCGGCACATCTGGAGGTCGTGGCCTACCTGATCGCCCACGGGGCCGACGCGAATGCCCAGCATGTGGCCTCGATCGGCAATACGCCGCTGGGGGAGATCGCCGGCGGCTGTTCACTGGCGATGGTCAAGATGCTGGTCGCGGCGGGGGCCGACCCGACTCGGCGTGGCTGGATGCAGCTGAACGCGCTCGACAAGGCGAAATCACGCAAGCGGAATGAAGGGCCGAGTATCTATCGGTTCCTGCGATCGGTGGTCAAACGGTGA